Proteins from a genomic interval of Musa acuminata AAA Group cultivar baxijiao chromosome BXJ1-9, Cavendish_Baxijiao_AAA, whole genome shotgun sequence:
- the LOC135593714 gene encoding uncharacterized protein LOC135593714 isoform X2, giving the protein MAEGKEGDWECSGCRNRNYAFRCFCNRCKQPRLLVDTMSPADAKWLPRVGDWICTSCSNNNYASREECKKCGQTKDEAAMPALAMPGSSLLTNAHYTGMLQGLYGSQMNSALSGNPAIQSLLPSSSWSSWENNKFGMQSALNYSFTQNSRGQYSFSGNPSELLPAPKDWRYGDWICNCGFHNYSSRTECKKCNAPLSSSAPSIATSIVSDMFSTLGTKCLASEEFSFGWDDKRLNSGVANNNLLGNSYLGFEQQASYNYDQVAGDYSKYFSADVTIGSKQVNVHSLQQRTMPTLIGKGAKHWRDGDWMCNNCNNHNFASRSICNRCKTQKEAAILPVSVA; this is encoded by the exons ATGGCGGAGGGGAAGGAAGGCGACTGGGAGTGTAGCGGCTGCCGGAACCGCAACTATGCATTCCGCTGCTTCTGTAACCGCTGCAAGCAGCCCCGCCTCCTTGTCGACACCATGTCCCCTGCCGACGCCAAGTGGCTTCCCCGCGTCGGCGACTGGATCTGCACCA GTTGCAGTAACAACAATTATGCATCCAGAGAAGAGTGCAAAAAGTGTGGCCAAACAAAGGACGAAGCAGCAATGCCAGCTCTTGCAATGCCTGGTTCGTCGCTGTTGACTAATGCACATTACACTGGAATGCTACAAGGACTTTATGGGTCACAGATGAATTCAGCATTAAGTGGCAATCCTGCTATTCAGTCGCTTCTACCCAGTTCAAGTTGGTCATCTTGGGAGAATAATAAATTTGGGATGCAGTCTGCTCTCAATTACTCCTTCACTCAAAATAGTAGAGGTCAATATTCGTTTTCAGGCAACCCAAGTGAGCTTCTTCCAGCACCAAAAGACTGGCGCTATGGTGACTGGATATGTAATTGTGGTTTTCATAACTACTCATCCCGCACTGAG TGTAAAAAGTGCAATGCACCGTTATCATCTAGTGCTCCTTCAATAGCAACTTCAATTGTTTCGGATATGTTTTCAA CTTTGGGCACAAAATGTTTGGCATCAGAAGAGTTTTCTTTTGGCTGGGATGACAAAAGGCTTAATTCAGGAGTTGCAAATAACAACCTTTTG GGGAACTCATACTTGGGTTTTGAGCAACAAGCAAGTTACAATTATGATCAAGTAGCTGGAGATTATTCTAAATATTTCAGTGCAGATGTTACAATTGGGTCCAAGCAAGTGAATGTTCATTCTTTGCAACAAAGAACAATGCCCACTCTCATTGGAAAAGG GGCAAAACATTGGCGTGATGGGGATTGGATGTGCAATAACTGCAACAACCATAATTTTGCATCTCGTTCTATTTGCAACAG GTGTAAAACACAGAAAGAAGCTGCAATCCTTCCTGTTAGTGTTGCTTAG
- the LOC135593714 gene encoding uncharacterized protein LOC135593714 isoform X1, whose protein sequence is MAEGKEGDWECSGCRNRNYAFRCFCNRCKQPRLLVDTMSPADAKWLPRVGDWICTSCSNNNYASREECKKCGQTKDEAAMPALAMPGSSLLTNAHYTGMLQGLYGSQMNSALSGNPAIQSLLPSSSWSSWENNKFGMQSALNYSFTQNSRGQYSFSGNPSELLPAPKDWRYGDWICNCGFHNYSSRTECKKCNAPLSSSAPSIATSIVSDMFSTLGTKCLASEEFSFGWDDKRLNSGVANNNLLTNGQGNSYLGFEQQASYNYDQVAGDYSKYFSADVTIGSKQVNVHSLQQRTMPTLIGKGAKHWRDGDWMCNNCNNHNFASRSICNRCKTQKEAAILPVSVA, encoded by the exons ATGGCGGAGGGGAAGGAAGGCGACTGGGAGTGTAGCGGCTGCCGGAACCGCAACTATGCATTCCGCTGCTTCTGTAACCGCTGCAAGCAGCCCCGCCTCCTTGTCGACACCATGTCCCCTGCCGACGCCAAGTGGCTTCCCCGCGTCGGCGACTGGATCTGCACCA GTTGCAGTAACAACAATTATGCATCCAGAGAAGAGTGCAAAAAGTGTGGCCAAACAAAGGACGAAGCAGCAATGCCAGCTCTTGCAATGCCTGGTTCGTCGCTGTTGACTAATGCACATTACACTGGAATGCTACAAGGACTTTATGGGTCACAGATGAATTCAGCATTAAGTGGCAATCCTGCTATTCAGTCGCTTCTACCCAGTTCAAGTTGGTCATCTTGGGAGAATAATAAATTTGGGATGCAGTCTGCTCTCAATTACTCCTTCACTCAAAATAGTAGAGGTCAATATTCGTTTTCAGGCAACCCAAGTGAGCTTCTTCCAGCACCAAAAGACTGGCGCTATGGTGACTGGATATGTAATTGTGGTTTTCATAACTACTCATCCCGCACTGAG TGTAAAAAGTGCAATGCACCGTTATCATCTAGTGCTCCTTCAATAGCAACTTCAATTGTTTCGGATATGTTTTCAA CTTTGGGCACAAAATGTTTGGCATCAGAAGAGTTTTCTTTTGGCTGGGATGACAAAAGGCTTAATTCAGGAGTTGCAAATAACAACCTTTTG ACAAATGGACAGGGGAACTCATACTTGGGTTTTGAGCAACAAGCAAGTTACAATTATGATCAAGTAGCTGGAGATTATTCTAAATATTTCAGTGCAGATGTTACAATTGGGTCCAAGCAAGTGAATGTTCATTCTTTGCAACAAAGAACAATGCCCACTCTCATTGGAAAAGG GGCAAAACATTGGCGTGATGGGGATTGGATGTGCAATAACTGCAACAACCATAATTTTGCATCTCGTTCTATTTGCAACAG GTGTAAAACACAGAAAGAAGCTGCAATCCTTCCTGTTAGTGTTGCTTAG